From Apium graveolens cultivar Ventura chromosome 9, ASM990537v1, whole genome shotgun sequence, the proteins below share one genomic window:
- the LOC141687530 gene encoding protein CANDIDATE G-PROTEIN COUPLED RECEPTOR 7-like: MKVRTEMYNMFDGAKDYLPVGQTTLPKLYLILFLIYSGFLALWAYICNQQRKNVDKIHLVMGVLLLLLTLKIICALEDKRYIRNTGTPHGWDVAFYIFSFFKGVTLFTVIILIGTGWSFLKPYLQEREKVVLMFVIPLQVLENIASVIIGETGPATKGWFRWNEIFLIIDVICCCTVIFPIAWSIRSLAEASKTDGKVAKNVEKLTIFKQFYIVVIVYLYFTRVVVSIIGAKVNYRYEWVAVAAAEGANLVFYSFIFLNFQPVDKNPYLVLHELEEDSAASAHMWEENISLG; encoded by the coding sequence ATGAAAGTTCGTACGGAAATGTACAATATGTTTGATGGTGCCAAAGATTATCTCCCAGTTGGCCAAACGACATTGCCAAAACTCTACTTGATATTATTTCTAATATATTCCGGCTTTTTAGCTTTATGGGCATATATTTGTAATCAACAAAGGaaaaatgttgacaaaattcatCTAGTAATGGGAGTTCTATTACTTCTCTTGACACTGAAAATTATTTGTGCATTGGAGGACAAAAGATACATAAGAAATACAGGAACACCCCACGGTTGGGATGTTGCATTTTATATCTTTAGCTTCTTCAAAGGTGTTACATTGTTCACCGTGATTATTCTTATAGGCACCGGATGGTCGTTCTTAAAACCTTATCTTCAAGAACGTGAAAAAGTTGTTCTCATGTTCGTAATTCCATTACAAGTTTTAGAAAACATAGCTTCCGTCATTATTGGTGAAACAGGTCCAGCAACAAAAGGTTGGTTTAGATGGAATGAGATTTTCTTGATAATCGATGTGATATGTTGTTGCACTGTGATTTTTCCAATTGCTTGGTCGATTCGCAGCCTTGCAGAGGCTTCGAAAACTGATGGAAAAGTGGCGAAAAATGTGGAGAAGTTGACAATTTTTAAGCAGTTCTACATAGTTGTGATAGTGTACTTGTATTTTACCAGAGTGGTGGTTTCAATAATTGGAGCTAAGGTGAACTACAGATATGAATGGGTAGCGGTAGCTGCGGCTGAAGGTGCAAACTTGGTGTTCTACTCCttcatatttttaaattttcaacCAGTTGATAAAAATCCTTATTTGGTTCTTCATGAATTAGAAGAAGATAGTGCAGCCTCAGCCCATATGTGGGAAGAAAACATTTCGTTAGGATAA